Genomic DNA from Schistocerca americana isolate TAMUIC-IGC-003095 chromosome 6, iqSchAmer2.1, whole genome shotgun sequence:
CCTCCAACCATCTCATGATTTTTcatgaatttggcacgatatgcttcaggaggacatctaacaactctactAATTGATGCCAAGcaggataactgcttgcataggagcCAGTGCTGGACTcacatgttattgacttgcttaatttgtgaagctctttctcttgaataaataactcagtttttctaaaattgtaattgtttgcttgtatgtacatgtagatcacatctattgatttccatctcatttggataattccttcatgctacatctttctttctttctttttttgtcttggTGTATTTTACatggattaaagctgtgtgctgcaCTAAGGCTATGATCCAAAACCTTGCTGTCTGTGGGCAAGGCTCTAACCCATTTAATTCCCAAATAAGACACACAACCCAtcctcaaagcttcacttctgcTAGACATCAGTCTTATTTTACATACCTTATAGAAACTGTCTTTTGTACCTTGCTGGaacaacactcctggaagaaagaatactgcagaaaaattgtaggctgtgactaagccatttctccacaatattctttcttccaggagtcctgTTCCAGCATGGTATGTGAGTGTGTCCATGAGGTATGGAAAGTAGGAGTGAGAGATAGCAGCTGTGAGGACAGATGGAGAGTCATGTCGGGGTAGCTCATTTAATGTTATCCATAAGTATCAAGTTTCTGGGTCCAGTCCCAgtgtggcatacagttttaatcccaGGAAATTTCAAAGCAGCACATTCTCTTCTCAGAATATTTTAATGAGCCCCCAATAACCATTGGTTTTTGAAAAAACATCACCATCAGTATTCTCAGAAGGAGAAACACCCTACTGACTGCTTAATTATGGAATCTTTGTGTATACCTAAATCATTTGAGGTGATGCTGGAAAAGGTCCTGTGGAGAGTTCACAGTAGATGCAACTGCCCTCCCCCAATCTGTCTCCAGTTAAGATAACATTCTATCTCTAATGGCTGTGATGTAAGTGACACGTTCAACTTCAACCTTTCCTTTCTAGTACCTTAAAATTTCCTGACATTTTCTCATTTTCATATGAAGTAATAATGCTTGTGTCCAAAGCCAGTGCAGATATTTCACGTCACTATCGGTGCTTGATCATTGGAATAGCGCTCTACTTTGGTTTGAAAATATGTTATTTTAGATTGCTTATAAGATTGACATTACTTATATTTTTTGTTGGAAACTTTGCTCTGCTATTTTCTTTTGTACATACTTTTGATGCCACTGTTTCTTTTCTCATCATATCTTCCTTTTATCTTTCAAGGATGACACCGAGAACCTGCCCTTCCCTAATGATGATAAGGACTTTTGTCTTCCTGAAACAGAGTTTGGTGATTTGATGGAAGAAAAAGTGAACTCGGGCTCTAGTATGGAACAATCATCCACGGATAATGAGGTCAAGAAAGAGCCAAAAGCTGTGAAAGATGTAATTAAAAAGGAAGTGAACAACAAAGAGGTAAAGGAACCTGTcgtgaaaaaagaaggaaaagaaatcaAAGACACATTCAAGGAAATAAAAAGGGAGTCCAAGGAACATACAAAGGAACCCAAGAAAATCAGCAAAGACAAAGACTTTAGAAGAGAAAGTAAAGACAGTAAAGATggaaaaaaggaaaacaagaagGAAGTTAGGGAAACGCCGAAAGAAATTAAGGTAGAATCTTTGGAGAGTAAAGATGTCAGGTCACATAAGGTACACCGAACAAGCACAAAAGAAAGAAGGGAGAGTAAGAAAGATGATACAGACAAGGATGATACTGCAGCcacgtcttccataaagaaagaaCGCTCCAAGGACTCACACGAACATAGACAGGAAGATACCCCAAAACGTATTGCTAGTGGTGTTGGGAACAGTAGcagtggtgggggtggtggagcaAACAGTGGGAGTGGCACTGGTGGAGGTGGTAGTggtagcagtagtagcagcagcaagcGTTCAACAAGGGGCGCTCTGAAGCCAGATGATGTAAGTTCCAGCAAGTCATCGAGTCCGATCAGCGCACCTACTCCTCCCCCATACAAAAGGAGAAGAACATGACAATTACGGCGGTATTAGATGCTTCCAAGTTTTGTTTTGTGAAGCACCTTGAGACTTCAGTATTTGTATTAGTAATGTCTTAAACAGCTTTACATCCAGAaggaataatttctctttcacaaagAGATAATTTTACCATTCTTTAAAGGAAGTAATGTTTCTGTGTGCATGCATGAGTTGAAATTACAAATGCAAGTAATTCATGTCGAGGAAATTTATGGTTAAATGGGTCCAGGCAATAATATTTCAAGTTA
This window encodes:
- the LOC124619562 gene encoding chromatin modification-related protein EAF7 — encoded protein: MVVKDKEEVSEQIEWNVETEVQLFYAMIGHKPVGVNKHFQMACILEKFRNALNKDVSSKVIWDHLDTMYDMQALDDTENLPFPNDDKDFCLPETEFGDLMEEKVNSGSSMEQSSTDNEVKKEPKAVKDVIKKEVNNKEVKEPVVKKEGKEIKDTFKEIKRESKEHTKEPKKISKDKDFRRESKDSKDGKKENKKEVRETPKEIKVESLESKDVRSHKVHRTSTKERRESKKDDTDKDDTAATSSIKKERSKDSHEHRQEDTPKRIASGVGNSSSGGGGGANSGSGTGGGGSGSSSSSSKRSTRGALKPDDVSSSKSSSPISAPTPPPYKRRRT